The genomic stretch CAATTTCCGTTTCCAAAGCCGCCAAGGGAGCCCGAAAGGAAACTGAAAAGGACGCCGAAAAGCGCCAGCTGGACGACGCCCTGGAGGAGGGGCTGGAGGAGACTTTTCCGGGCTCGGACCCTGTCAATGTCACCCAGCCGCCGCCGTCGAAGGGCGACCATCACGTCAAGCGCCGGGGGTAGTACTTGAGGGGTAGATGCCCGCGACGGCTCGCCGCAGCGCGGGTTTCCGATAGTAATTCCTTATTTTACAATGGGTTAGGTGCAAACCTTGCCATTTTCAGGCGGTAATGATTCATCATATTTTTTGAAGTCATTTTAGCGCCTGAGGGACTATAAGGCCTCTGCACGCTATGATGGTGGGCATTCGAGGCTTCTTGCCGGGACGGCTTGGGAAGTCTTGAAGCTTGGGGGATACATGAGCCGCAAATATTTCGGTACCGACGGGATTCGGGGCCGTGCCAATGGGCTGATCACGCCGGAGCTCGCGCTCAAGGTGGGGCAGGCGGCAGGGCTGGTGTTTCAACGCGGCGACCATCGCCATCGTGTCGTGATCGGCAAGGATACGCGCCTCTCCGGCTACATGATCGAATACGCGATGGTTGCCGGCTTCACCTCGGTCGGCATGGACGTGCTGCTGCTCGGCCCGATGCCGACGCCGGCGGTTGCGATGCTGACCAAGTCGATGCGCGCCGATCTCGGCGTGATGATTTCCGCCTCCCACAATCTGTTCGAGGACAACGGCATCAAGCTGTTCGGTCCGCAGGGCTTTAAATTGTCCGACGACGTCGAGCGGCAGATCGAGCAGCTGCTCGACGAGCCGATCGCCCGCCGCCTGTCGCAAAGCGCGAGCCTCGGGCGCGCCCGCCGCATCGACGGCGTCCACGACCGCTACATCGAATTCGCCAAGCGCACGCTGCCGCGCGACCTCAGCCTCGACGGCCTGCGCGTGGTGATCGATTGCGCGCACGGCGCGGCCTACAAGGTGGTGCCGGAAGCGCTGTGGGAGCTCGGCGCGGATGTCGTCGCCATCGGGGTTGAGCCGGACGGATTCAACATCAACAAGGAATGCGGATCGACCTCGCCGGAGGCGCTGAGCCGCAAGGTGCGCGAGATGCGCGCCGACATCGGCATCGCGCTCGACGGCGACGCCGATCGCGTCATCCTCGTCGATGAGCGCGGGCATGTGGTGGATGGCGACCAGTTGCTCGCGGTGATCGCGCAAAGCTGGAAGGAAGACGGCCGGCTCTCGCGGCCGGGGGTTGTCTCCACCGTGATGTCGAATCTCGGGCTTGAGCGTTTCCTGCAAGGGCACGGCATCGAGATGGTGCGCACGCCGGTCGGCGACCGCTATGTGCTCGAGCAGATGTTGAGCGGCGGCTACAATCTCGGCGGCGAACCGTCGGGTCACATTATTTTGTCGGACTATACCACCACCGGCGATGGCTTCGTGGCCGCGCTGCAGGTGCTTGCGGTGGTGCAAAAACTCCGCCGCCCGGTATCGGAGGTCTGTCATCGCTTCGATCCATTGCCGCAGATTCTGAAGAACGTGCGCTATCGCAGCGGCAAGCCGCTCGACGATGCCGAAGTGAAGTCGGCGATTGTCGACGGCGAAAATCGGCTCAACGGCCATGGCCGGCTCCTGGTCCGCTCGTCCGGCACCGAGCCCGTGATCCGCGTGATGGGTGAGGGCGACGACCGCATCCTGGTCGAGGAAGTGGTCGACCACATCGTCTCGGCGCTCGGCCAGGCCGCGGCGGCCTGAGCGCATCGCTGCCATCGGCTAATGGTGCTGGTCGCAGCCGCGCCTGCGGCGTAGGAAATATGTCCCGCTGTCGAATCTTCCCGGGAATATTGCCGTGAACAAGCCCGTCGTCGTCTCCGAGGCAGCACCGGTCGTGCAGGTGCCGGACGTGACGCCCGGTTTCGCCGTCAAGGCGGCCGCGGCGGGGCCGGCCTATGTCGTGCTGGCGGGAATCAGTTTTTCGCATTTCCTCAACGACACCATGCAGTCGCTGATCGCGTCGGTCTATCCGATCCTGAAGGACAGTTACGCGCTGGACTTCGCGCAGATCGGCTTGATCACGCTGGCGTTCCAGTTCACGGCATCGCTGCTGCAGCCGGTGGTCGGGCATTTCACCGACAAGAAGGCGCAGCCGTTTTCGCTCGCCATCGGCATGGGCTTCACGTTTTTCGGCCTGCTACTGCTGAGCGTCGCGCACGCCTACGGCGTCATCCTGATCGCGGCGGCGTTGGTCGGACTGGGGTCGGCGGTGTTCCATCCGGAGTCGGCGCGGATCGCCCGCCTTGCTTCGGGCGGGCGCTATGGTTTCGCGCAATCGGTGTTCCAGCTCGGCGGCAGCTTCGGCACCTCGATGGGGCCGGTGCTGGCGGCATTGATCGTGGTGCCGTTCGGCCAGCCCTCGATCGCCTGGTTTTCATCGATCGCGTTCCTGGCGATCGTCATCCTGTGGCGGATCGGCGTCTGGTACCGGCCGCAGATCGCGACCCGGAAGCTTGCGACGGTCGAGCGGCATCCGGACGCACCGGACCAGCGGCGGGTCAGAACCGCGCTCATCGTGCTGGTCGCGCTGCTGTTCTCCAAGCAGCTCTACGTGTCGAGCCTGTCGAGCTATTACATCTTCTACCTGATCGACAAGTTCGGCGTCTCGACCCAGGCCGCCCAGCTCTATCTGTTCGTCTTCCTCGCCGCCAACGCGGCGGGCGCGTTCTTCGGCGGCCCGCTCGGCGACCGGTTCGGCCGCAAATACGTCATCTGGTTCTCGATCCTCGGCGCGCTGCCGTTCACGCTGGCGCTGCCCTATGCCGGCTTGTTCACCGGCGCGGTGCTCACCGTGTTCATCGGCCTGATCCTGTCGTCGGCGACGTCATCGATCATCGTGTTTGCGCAGGAACTGATGCCGCACCGCTTCGGCATGATCTCCGGGGTGTTCTTCGGCGTCGCCTTCGGCATCGGCGGATTGGGGGCGGCGGTGCTCGGCAAGCTCGCCGACCACACCGGCATCGCCTTCGTGTATCAGATCTGCGCCTTCCTGCCGGCGCTCGGGCTGCTCGCGGTGTTCCTGCCGAAGATGCCCAAATCCCTGCGTTAAGCCCGCGCGCCGGCGCGGGCTCTCCTTCGTTACGGGCTATATTTTATCAACACATCGTTAGGATGTATGGCGGTTTCGGCATTTTGCGTGCTGCAAAATGCATCAATTCCGCGGCGCAAACGCATCGCGCGAAAAAATCCTCACGGATTATCAACCTTAAAAATTAGGGTTAAGTGCCGCTTAAACATTTAGTGCCATCGTCCGGCCGTGGATTTTTCGATGTGAGGCTTTGTCTGCCTCACCGGCCAAAAGGACAAAGCCAATGCGTAGCGTTAAGTTCCTCATAGCCGCTGGCGCGGCATCCCTGTTGTCGTCGGTCGCGTTTGCAGCCGACATGCCGATCGCAGTTCCTTATGCGCCGCCGGTCGTCGAAGACTTCGGCGGTTGGTATCTGCGCGGCGATATCGGCTTCAGCAATCAGCGCGTCGATCGCCTGAACAACGTGCTCGACGCCGGCAACACCTCGTCGGTGCAAAACCTCGGCTTCAACACCGCCGGCATCTTCGGCCTCGGCGTCGGTTACAAGGTCAACAACTGGTTCCGCGCCGACGTCACCGGTGAATACCGCGGCAATTCCCAGTTCTTAGGCAGCGACCACATTACCTTCCCCGGCGGCGTCGGCACCGACACCTACCACGCTACCAAGAACGAGTGGGTCGTGCTCGCCAACGCCTATGTCGATCTCGGCACATGGTGGTGCGTGACCCCGTTCATCGGCGCCGGCGTCGGCGGCGCGCGGGTCTCGATCAACAACTTCACCGATGCTGGCATCACTAACCTCGGCGGCGGTGCGCTGCCGGGCCTCGCCTTCGGCGACAACGTCTCGAAGTGGAATTTTGCCTGGGCGGTCCATGCCGGTCTCGCTTACAAGGTCACACCGAACTTCACCGTCGAACTCGCGTATCGCTATCTCGACATGGGTGACGGTCTGACGGGCGATCTGCGTACCTTCGACGGCACCAACAACGTCAACAACCCGACGACGTTCAAGAACATCACCTCGCATGACCTGAAGCTCGGCGTGCGCTGGAATCTCGACAGCCCTCAGCCGGTCTACGCGCCGCCGCTGGTGCGCAAAGGTTAATCCAGCCTTTCATCTGTTAACGATCGCCGACGGCGCGGGATTTTCCCGCGCCGTTTGCTTTTGCCGCGGCCGGCGATCCGGCGCGAGGCGCTCGCGCGAAGTGGCGCGCCGGTTTTGCAACAACATCGCGCCAATCGAAGCCTGCGACAACGATTGGTTAAGGTTAACGAGCGATGATCAGCGCCGAGTTCAGAGAGTCCGATGGAGTGTTGCGATGCGTAGATTTCTGCTGGCGGCGATGATGTTCGGGGCGGTGACCGGCGCGCGCGCCGCCGATCTCTCCGATCTTCCGATTCTGCGCGGGAGCTACACCGACGGGCTGACCTCGAGCAAGGTCAACTGGCAGGGCTTCTATATCGGCGGACAGGGCGGTTACGGATCGTCCGACGAAAACTTCGCCGGTTCGAACGCGAACATGCTGGCAGCCCTGCTCGATCACAACGTGATCCAGGAGATGCAGGTCTCGCAATGGAATCTCGGTCTCGCGAAGCAATCGGCGCGTTCGTCGGGGTACGGCGGCTTTACCGGCTATAATTGGCAATGGGACGACGTCGTCATCGGCCTGGAGGGGAGCTACCTGCACGGCACGTTCGGCGGTACAAATCACGCGACCAAGGCTCTCGTCAGCGGCAGCGCATTATCAGACGGCTTCTTCCACAGTGTTGCGGTCGACTCATCGGCGTCGATCTCGGTTTCTGACATGGCGACGCTCCGCGCTCGCGCCGCTTATGCATGGGGTTGCTTCCTGCCCTATCTGTTCGGCGGAGTAGCGCTCGGCAATGCCGACATCTCGCATTCGGTCACCGTCCACGACGCGGTCAGCCGCACCATATCCGGGCCCTTCACCGCGCTGGCGACATTGAATGCGACGGATGCCGTGCATAATCACCTCGTCTACGGCTACTCCGCCGGCCTCGGCGTCGACGTGAACGTGATTGGCGGCCTCTTCATGCGCGCCGAATGGGAGTACGTCCGCTTCACTTCCAGCGTCGACACCAGCGTAAACACGGTCCGTGCAGGCCTCGGCTACAGGTTCTGACCTGCGGCCTGTATCGGCTTGACAGGGAATAACGCGGCTGGTCCGATGCCGCTCCCGCCCGGGAGCGTGCGATCGATGAAAATCTACGGCGATACCAATTCGGGCAATTGCCTGAAAGTGAAATGGGTCTGCGACAAGCTCGCGCTGCCCTATAGCTGGATTGCCGTCGATACGTTGAAGCGCGAGACGCGCACCGCCGAGTTTCTCAAGCTCAACAGCGCGGGGCAGGTGCCGACCGTCGATTTCGAGGACGGCCGCACGCTGGCGCAGTCCAACGCCATCATTCGATATCTCGCGCGCGGCAGCGATCTCATTCCCGCCGATGACTTCGCGCAGGCCAGGATGGACGAGTGGCTGTTCTGGGAACAATACAGCCATGAGCCCTATATCGCCGTCTGCCGTTTCCAGATGCTCTATCTCGGCCGGCCGGCCTCCGATCTCGATCCGGACAAGGTCAAGCGCGGCTACGCGGCGCTGGCGCGGATGGAGCACCAGCTCGCCATCACGCCGTTCCTGGTCGGAAACGCGATTTCGCTCGCCGACATTTCGCTGCTGGCCTATACGCGGGTGGCGCATGAAGGCGGCTTTCATCTCGACGGCTATGCCGCGGTGCGCCGCTGGATCGGCGAGACCGAGAAATCGCTCGGGCTGCCGCCCGCCCGCTGAATCTTACCGGAAAATTTCATGACACCGATCTCGCAGGTCACCATCCGCCGCGCCCGCCGCGACGACGTCGGCATCATCGTCAAAATGCTGGCGGACGATCGGCTCGGCGGCGCGCGGGAGCGGCTCGAAGATCCGCTGCCGGATTGCTATTTCGAGGCGTTCGAGACGGTCGAGCGCGATCCGAACCTCCAGCTCATGGTCGCCGTGGACGGCGAGGGGGCCGTGGTCGGCTGCCTGCAGCTCTGCATCCTGCCGGGACTGAGCTCGCAGGGCGCCTCGCGCGCGCTGATCGAGGACGTTCGCGTCGCCAGCCATTGCCGCAGCCGCGGCATCGGCGAACAGCTGCTGCAATGGGCCGTCGCCGAGGCGCGCGCCAAAGGCTGCAAGCTGGTCGAACTGCTCACCCACCAGACCCGCGTCGATGCGCAACGGTTTTACGAGCGGCTCGGATTCGGGCGAAGCCATGTCGGCATGACCTTGAGATTCTGAAGCTTGGTCCGCGCACAAAGTTGCGCGGCGGCTTCGGCAAATCCTTGAGGTAGTTCTCGCTCTCTAGCGCGGCCGGTGCCGCAGGTCAGCGGCGCCGCATCAACCCGTTGTGATCCCCGGGTCATGTCCGATCCCCAGAGATCACACTGATTTCCGGGGCGTACCGGATCCCTCCGAAGCTCCTTGACGACTCCAGTCGTTTCCCTTATGCACCGCGGCGGGACACCTCCCCCCAACGGGAGGCTTACTATCTGGAAGGATAGATTATGACTGTAGCGAAGCCCGCTTCGCGGCCCAATGTGCCGCATTTCTCCTCCGGCCCCTGTGCCAAGCGCCCCGGCTGGACCCCCGAAAATCTCAAAGACGCAGCCCTTGGCCGTTCGCATCGCGCGAAGATCGGTAAAGCGAAGCTCAAGCTCGCGATCGACCTGACGCGCGAAGTGCTTGAAGTGCCCGCCGATTACAGAATAGGCATCGTGCCGGCCTCCGATACCGGCGCGGTCGAGATGGCGCTGTGGTCGCTGCTCGGCGCGCGGCCCGTCACCACCATCGCCTGGGAATCCTTCGGCGAGGGCTGGGTCAGCGATATCGTCAAGGAACTGAAGCTCAAGGACGTCACCAAGCTGCATGCCGGCTATGGCGAGATTCCAGATCTCAGCAAGGTCGATCAGGCGTCCGACGTTGTCTTCACCTGGAACGGCACCACCTCGGGCGTCCGCGTCCCCAATGCTGACTGGATCAGTGCCACCCGCGAAGGCCTCACCATTTGCGACGCGACTTCCGCCGCGTTCGCGCAAGCCCTCGACTGGCAAAAACTCGATGTCGTCACGTTCTCCTGGCAGAAGGCGCTGGGCGGCGAGGCCGGTCACGGCATGCTGGTGCTGTCGCCCCGCGCGGTCGCGCGGCTCGAGAGCTACAAGCCGGCCTGGCCGCTGCCAAAGATCTTCCGCATGACCAAGGGCGGCAAGCTCAACGAAGGCATTTTCGAGGGCGAGACCATCAACACGCCGTCGATGCTGTGCGTCGAAGACTATCTCGATGCGCTGCACTGGGGGAAAACGATCGGCGGCCTCAAGGCCCTGATCGCGCGCGCCGACGCCAACACCAAGGTGCTGGCCGACTGGAAGGCGAAGACGCCGTGGATCGATTTCCTGGCGAAAGATCCGGCGATCCGGTCCAACACCTCGGTGTGCATGAAGGTGATCGATCCCGCGATCACGTCGCTCTCCGCCGACGCGCAGGCGGATTTCTCCAAGAAGCTGGTCGCGCTCGTGGAGAAGGAAGGCGCCGGTTACGATTTCGCGCATTACCGCGATGCACCGGCGGGCTTGCGGATCTGGTGCGGCGCCACCGTGGAAGCCAGGGACGTCGCGCTGCTGACGCAGTGGATCGACTGGGCTTTTGCCGAGATGAAGTCGTCGCTCGCGAAAGCGGCGTAAGTAGCGTCATCTCATCATCGTCATGGCCGGGCTTGACCCGGCCATCCATCTAAAAAAGATGGACCCGCGGGTCTCTAGTGCGAAGACGTGCTTCGCACTTTCGCCCGCGGGTGACGATCTCAAATTAATTCGTCCATCAACGGATCGCTCCCATGTCCAAACCCAAAGTTCTCATTTCCGACGCGCTTTCACCCGCCGCCGTGCAGATCTTCAAGGATCGCGGCATCGAGGTCGACTTCCAGCCCAATCTCGGCAAGGACAAGGACAAGCTCGCCGAGATCATCGGCGATTATGACGGGCTTGCGATCCGCTCCGCCACCAAGGCGACCGCGAAAATCCTGGAGAAGGCGAAGAAGCTGAAGGTGATCGGTCGCGCCGGCATCGGCGTCGACAATGTCGAGATTCCGGCCGCCACCGCCAGGGGCATCATCGTGATGAACACGCCGTTCGGCAATTCGATCACGACCGCCGAACATGCCATCACCCTGATGCTGGCGCTGGCGCGCGAAATTCCGCAGGCCGACGCCTCGACGCAGGCCGGCAAGTGGGAGAAGAACCGCTTCATGGGCGTCGAGATCACCGCCAAGACGCTGGGCGTGGTCGGCTGCGGCAATATCGGCTCGATCGTCGCCGACCGCGCGCTCGGCCTGCGCATGAAGGTGATCGCGTTCGATCCGTTCCTGTCGCCCGAGCGCGCCAAGGATATCGGCGTGGAGAAGGTCGAGCTCGACGACCTGCTCAAGCGCGCCGATTTCATCACGCTGCACACGCCGCTGACCGAGAAGACCAAAAACATCATCGACGCCGCGGCGCTGGCGAAAATGAAGCCGGGCGTGCGCATCGTCAACTGCGCCCGCGGCGGACTGGTCGACGAGCAGGCGCTGGTCGATGCGCTGAACTCGAAGCATGTCGCCGGCGCTGCCTTCGACGTGTTCGTCGAGGAGCCGGCGACCAAGAACGTGCTGTTCGGCCATCCCAACGTGATCTGCACGCCGCATCTCGGCGCTGCCACCACCGAAGCGCAGGAGAACGTCGCACTTCAGGTCGCCGAGCAGATGTCTGACTATCTTCTGACCGGCGCGATCTCCAACGCCGTGAACTTCCCCTCGATCACGGCCGAAGAGGCGCCGAAGCTGAAGCCGTTCATTGCACTGGCCGAAAAGCTCGGCTCGTTCGCCGGCCAGCTCACCGAAACCGGAATCCTGAAAGTCCAGATCACCTATGAGGGCCATGTCGCCGAGATGAAGATCAAGGCGATCACCTCGGCGGTACTGTCGGGCCTGCTGCGGCCGATGCTGGGCGAGGTCAACGTGGTCTCGGCGCCGGTCGTCGCCAAGGAGCGCGGCATGGTGGTGGACGAGATCGTCCGCGCCGCGCAGAGCGACTATGAAAGCCTGATCACGGTCGCCGTCACGACCGAGCGGCAGGAACGGGCGGTGTCCGGCACCGTCTATCACGACGGCAAGCCGCGGCTGGTCGACATCAAGGGCATCCGTGTCGATGCCGAGTTCGGCAAGTCGATGATCTATGTCACCAATGAGGACAAACCGGGATTCATCGGCGCGTTCGCGAGCCTGCTCGGCGATGCCAAGATCAACATCGCGACCTTCCATCTCGGCCGGCACAAGCAGGGCGGTGACGCCATCGCGTTGGTCGAAATCGACGGCGCGGTACCCGCCGACGTGCTTGCCAAGGTGCAGGGACTGCCGCAGGTCAAGCAGGCCAAGGCTTTAGTATTCTAGAGCCGCTGGTGTTTTAAGACGCGGCGAATTCACCCTCCAGGGGAGGGCGAATTACTTCCCGCCGCCGACGGTTTTGTCGACCGCGTCATTCCGCGCCGCCGGCGCCCCCGCGCTGCCTTGGCGGCGCCTTACGGTTACCTCAATCGAACCAGTTCCTAGATCGCAACGTCTCATCACAGGTGGTGGTGCGACTTTTACGCGTCCGGCGCCACCGGAGCGGCCAGAGATTTGCGGGAGGGAATTGATGCGAACGATTGCGAACAGTCTTGTCACGACCAGTCTGGTCGTTGTGGCCGCCTTGGCCGCCGGTCCGGTGTGGGCGGCCGATGTCGACGCCAGCTCGGCGGTCGATGCCGTCACAGTCTATCCCGATGGCGCCAGCGTCACACGGCTCATCACGCTCGATCTTCCGTCCGGCGACAACACGCTGGTCGCAAAAGATTTTCCGCTGACGCTGGATCCGTCCTCGCTGCGCGTCGAGGGCGAGGCGGGTGCAAAGCTCACGATCGGCGCCATCGACACCAGGCCGCCGCGCGCGGCGCCGCCGGTCAATCTGCCGGAACTCGACAAGCGCATCGAAGCGCTGAAGGACGAGCGCGCCAATCTCGATGGTGCGATCAATGCCGCCACCGCGCGCCGCAAGTTTGCCGAGCGATTTGCTGAAACCTCGCCGGCAGGGCTCGGCGAGAAGGGCGAGGCGCGTCCGATCGCCGAATGGCGCGCGGCTTTTGCCGCGGTCGCCGACGAAGTCGCAAGCGCCGACAGCGCGATCCGCGACGCCGAGCGCAAGCAGCGCGACATCGACCGCGACATCGCGCGGCTGGAATCCGATCGCGCGCAGAAACCGCCGCGCAAGCTCGAGGTCCGGATCGATCTTGCGACTGCTGCTGCGACCAGGGCGACGCTGCGGGTGACCTACACCGTGCGCAATGCGCGCTGGGCGCCGCTGTACGACGCAAGGCTCGACACCGGCGCGAAGGACCGCAAGCCCGCGCTCGAACTGGTGCGGCGCGCCGAAATCACCCAGAGCACCGGCGAGGACTGGTCGAATGTCGCGCTCGCCGTTTCCACCGTCCGGACCGCACGCGGCGGCAGCGCGCCCGAGCTGAATTCGCTGATCGTGCAATATCCGCAACCGCCGCGGCCGATGGGTGCGGTGAGCTCGCTCTCGGATGCAAAACTTCGCGCGATGCCGGCGCCGATGCCGGAGTCGGCGGCGCCCGAGCAAGGCGGGAAACGAGCCGACGAGCAGCAGGCGGTGGCTGAAGTCGGCGGCTTCCAGGTGATGTTCAAAATTTCGGGCCGCGTCAGCGTCGGCGCCAGCGAGGGCGCCAAGAGCCTGCTTGTGTCGACCGCGACCATTGCGCCCGAACTCGCGGTCCGCGCGGTGCCGGTCACGGATCCCACCGCGTTTCTCGAGGCAAGTTTCAAGCAAGGCGAGGACGCGCCGCTGCTGCCGGGCCGGATTGCGATCTATCGCGACGGCGTATTCGTCGGCCGCGGCCAGATGGCGGGTGCCGGCAAGGACGAAACCGTGCGGCTCGGCTTCGGCGCCGACGACAAGGTCAAGATCGAACGCTCTGTCGTCAGGCGCAACGAGGGTTCGGCAGGCCTGATCGTGACGACGTCGAAGACCGACGAACGTTCGTTCAAGACCAGCGTGCGCAACGGCCATGATTTCCCGATCAAAATTGCGATCGAGGATCAGTTGCCGGTCAGCGAGAACGAGGACATCGTGGTCGAGATGCTGCCGGCGACGACGGCGCCGACCGCGACCAATCTGCGCGACAAACGCGGCGTGCTCGAATGGGCGTTCGAGGCCAAGCCGGGCGAGGTCAGGGATATCGCATTCGCTTGGCGCGTGCGCTGGCCCAAGGACAAGGCCGTGATCATGGCCCCGGCCGGCTGAAGCGGCCAGTGCGGGATCGCGGTCAGGCCGCTAGAGCGTAATGGCGTTCGGGTCACCTCGCCCCGCTTGCGGGGAGAGGTCGGATTGCCTCGGCGATGCGAAGCATCGTCCGGTGCAATCCGGGTGAGGGGGACTCTCCACACACTTAACTTGCGGAGAGTCCCCCTCACCCCGACCCTCTCCCCGCAAGCGGGGCGAGGGAGAAGTGGACCGCGCCGCTTCAAGTGAAACGCATCACGCCCTAGCTGTTCGGACCGCGATCCATGCTGACGGGCTGCCAGCGTCGAAGCGAGGTGTTTTGCAGCACCGACGGGTTGACGCAGCTTACCGGCCACATGCCTGACAGTACCAGTGACAATTCGTAGCCCACGCGGCGCTTGCGCGCCTCGTCGAAACGCGCCGAGGCCGAGGCGACATGGGCGGTCAGCGTCACGTTTTCCATGGAAAGCATCGGATTGTTGTGCGACGGCGGCTCCGTCTCCAGCACGTCGAGCGCGGCGTGCGCGATCCAGCCTTCCTGCAAGGCCTTGATCAGCGCCTCCTCGTCCACGGTGGCGCCGCGGCCGGTATTGATGAAGATGGCGCTCTTCTTCATTTGCCGAAAATGCTTTTCGCCGAGCATGTGATGCACCTCCGGCCGCGCCGGCGCATGCATCGACAGGAAATCGGACTGCGACAGCACCTCCGACAGGGTCGCCGGGATCACGCCATGGTCTGAAATCAGCGTCTCCTGGATGAAGGGATCGTAGGCCATCATGCGAAGCCCGAACGGTGCGGCGCGTTTGGCGACCGCGCGTGCGACCCGGCCGAACGAGATGAAGCCGAGCGTTTGTCCCATCAGCCGCGGGATCTTCAGCAGCGCCGGGCGGCCCTCGGACCACCGGCCGGTGCGGACCATCTTGTCCTGCTCAACGAGGCGGCGGAAGCCGGAGAGCAGCAGCATCATGGCGTGGTCGGCGACTTCCTCAATGAAAGTATCGGGGATGTTGGTGACGGGGATGCCGCGCGCGGTGGCGGCCTTGACGTCGACGCTGTCGACGCCGACGCTGCCGAGCGTGAT from Bradyrhizobium sp. Ash2021 encodes the following:
- a CDS encoding mucoidy inhibitor MuiA family protein, encoding MRTIANSLVTTSLVVVAALAAGPVWAADVDASSAVDAVTVYPDGASVTRLITLDLPSGDNTLVAKDFPLTLDPSSLRVEGEAGAKLTIGAIDTRPPRAAPPVNLPELDKRIEALKDERANLDGAINAATARRKFAERFAETSPAGLGEKGEARPIAEWRAAFAAVADEVASADSAIRDAERKQRDIDRDIARLESDRAQKPPRKLEVRIDLATAAATRATLRVTYTVRNARWAPLYDARLDTGAKDRKPALELVRRAEITQSTGEDWSNVALAVSTVRTARGGSAPELNSLIVQYPQPPRPMGAVSSLSDAKLRAMPAPMPESAAPEQGGKRADEQQAVAEVGGFQVMFKISGRVSVGASEGAKSLLVSTATIAPELAVRAVPVTDPTAFLEASFKQGEDAPLLPGRIAIYRDGVFVGRGQMAGAGKDETVRLGFGADDKVKIERSVVRRNEGSAGLIVTTSKTDERSFKTSVRNGHDFPIKIAIEDQLPVSENEDIVVEMLPATTAPTATNLRDKRGVLEWAFEAKPGEVRDIAFAWRVRWPKDKAVIMAPAG
- a CDS encoding C-terminal binding protein is translated as MSKFRVVTPKGASFTVAGGGYGYEKEALDPIGAEIVEAPANEAEFIAAAKTADAIYAKGMRITKTVIDALENCKVITLGSVGVDSVDVKAATARGIPVTNIPDTFIEEVADHAMMLLLSGFRRLVEQDKMVRTGRWSEGRPALLKIPRLMGQTLGFISFGRVARAVAKRAAPFGLRMMAYDPFIQETLISDHGVIPATLSEVLSQSDFLSMHAPARPEVHHMLGEKHFRQMKKSAIFINTGRGATVDEEALIKALQEGWIAHAALDVLETEPPSHNNPMLSMENVTLTAHVASASARFDEARKRRVGYELSLVLSGMWPVSCVNPSVLQNTSLRRWQPVSMDRGPNS